A window of the Petrotoga sp. 9PWA.NaAc.5.4 genome harbors these coding sequences:
- the thrB gene encoding homoserine kinase, with protein sequence MFKIKIPATTANLGSGFDCFGLAIKIYNTFKFEETADGFECVMNFRNKKEYININENENLVYTTVKKVFDQYGKRLPGIHLEEDISIPFSRGLGSSASAVLAGILASNIFLGDIMKEEDILNLAFKIEGHGDNIVPALKGGFNITVLEDNRIIYKKLEVDENLKIVVLVPKMEIRTKDSRKILPSEVKMEDAVFNIARASLLTACFTTKDYKYFPIAFQDKLHQNYRAKLIPGFDKVIINAYKNGALGVALSGSGSSIIAFCEKNEKYVGEEMVKTLSSYGLESEYLITFADNQGTLII encoded by the coding sequence TTGTTTAAAATAAAAATTCCGGCAACGACTGCAAATTTAGGATCCGGTTTTGATTGTTTTGGATTAGCAATTAAAATTTATAATACTTTCAAATTTGAAGAGACGGCTGATGGTTTTGAATGTGTTATGAACTTCAGAAATAAAAAAGAGTATATCAATATTAACGAAAATGAAAATTTAGTATATACTACAGTTAAGAAGGTTTTCGATCAATATGGTAAAAGATTACCAGGTATACACTTAGAGGAAGATATAAGCATTCCTTTTTCCAGAGGATTAGGTAGTAGTGCTTCAGCTGTTTTAGCGGGTATTTTAGCGAGTAATATTTTTTTAGGCGATATAATGAAAGAAGAAGATATATTAAATCTTGCTTTTAAAATCGAAGGGCATGGTGATAATATAGTACCCGCTTTAAAAGGTGGTTTCAATATAACTGTTTTAGAAGATAATAGAATAATTTATAAAAAATTAGAAGTAGACGAAAACTTAAAGATAGTAGTTTTGGTACCAAAGATGGAAATTAGAACAAAAGACTCTAGGAAAATACTTCCTTCAGAAGTTAAAATGGAAGATGCTGTGTTCAATATCGCTAGAGCTTCTCTATTAACTGCATGTTTTACCACAAAAGACTATAAATACTTTCCAATAGCCTTTCAAGATAAATTACACCAAAATTACAGAGCAAAGTTAATTCCGGGCTTTGATAAAGTCATAATAAACGCTTATAAAAACGGAGCTTTAGGTGTAGCTTTAAGTGGATCAGGATCTTCCATAATAGCTTTTTGTGAAAAAAATGAAAAATACGTTGGGGAAGAAATGGTAAAAACCCTTTCTTCTTACGGATTAGAAAGTGAGTATCTTATAACCTTTGCTGATAATCAGGGCACTTTAATCATCTAA
- a CDS encoding radical SAM protein — MQISYATAVEMNLKKGKLDYHNFTAYVSVGKKCLFNCSFCSKARDSKSELDLLSRVIWPEVSMEEFKSHFVRDKFKRVCIQVISSINYWSELSELLNFTKEQKVKTSVSIRPKNIEEIRILFDKYGVDRVGIAVDVANEELFSIIKGGRYSTYEDLLIAVSQEFPNRITTHLIVGLGETDKDIINFLLKMKKLSITVSLFAFTPVKGTKLENLNTPDIERYRKIQYARQMILEYELDGDSFIFDENGNIMHLPDLEIDKEESVKTAGCSWCTRPFYNEKPGKELYNVPLPKNFLIKSHR, encoded by the coding sequence TTGCAAATTTCTTATGCTACTGCTGTTGAGATGAATTTAAAAAAAGGAAAACTGGATTACCATAATTTTACTGCATACGTCTCTGTTGGGAAAAAGTGTCTTTTTAATTGTTCATTCTGTTCGAAAGCTCGAGATTCAAAAAGCGAGTTAGATTTATTATCAAGAGTTATTTGGCCAGAAGTTTCTATGGAAGAATTTAAAAGCCATTTTGTGCGAGATAAATTTAAAAGAGTTTGCATTCAAGTAATTTCTTCAATTAACTATTGGAGTGAATTATCTGAATTGTTAAATTTTACCAAAGAGCAAAAGGTCAAAACGTCTGTTTCTATAAGACCGAAAAATATCGAAGAAATAAGGATTTTATTTGATAAATACGGAGTTGATAGAGTAGGCATAGCCGTTGATGTAGCAAACGAAGAACTTTTCTCAATTATAAAAGGAGGAAGATATTCAACTTATGAGGACCTACTTATAGCCGTTTCTCAAGAGTTTCCTAATAGGATTACTACTCATTTAATCGTTGGATTAGGTGAAACAGATAAAGATATAATAAATTTTCTCTTAAAGATGAAAAAATTAAGTATAACTGTTAGTTTATTTGCGTTTACCCCTGTTAAAGGAACGAAGTTGGAAAATTTGAACACTCCGGATATTGAAAGATACAGAAAAATTCAGTATGCACGTCAAATGATATTAGAGTATGAATTAGATGGAGATTCTTTTATTTTTGATGAGAATGGTAATATTATGCATCTTCCAGATTTAGAGATAGATAAGGAAGAATCTGTTAAAACCGCCGGATGCAGTTGGTGTACGAGGCCATTCTACAATGAAAAACCTGGAAAAGAACTATACAATGTTCCACTTCCAAAAAATTTTTTAATTAAAAGTCATAGGTGA
- a CDS encoding ABC transporter permease, with product MIDGKNIRMSFTLAKMFFRRSKSNFRFSVVAMVIGVWGVIIVTSIINGFQNVLINSITNFYPHIIVYGDYNENNEHIVDKIKFNLKNAAVFFQNQINFVQIMELDDASFYKDFLVNGKLSEGVIVGKKMAESLNINIDDEILLISPTGFLPITQRVKVSGIFESGVATYDTSFLLVQNTSEKNYTGIFLKNSNMADRFKSSYLKEYSAFTWEESNQTLAKAIQFDSLIAFLITFFIILISGFSISNSVSFSVFTRKKEIAILRALGLKKNNVAKIFILETFFISLIGYSGGVFFGILTSWTLNLIKIPLPQDLFYVDYLPLNITFNSFFVAFVMNCSVSILFSFAAARRASNLNIVEILKEE from the coding sequence ATGATAGATGGTAAAAATATTAGAATGAGTTTTACTTTAGCCAAAATGTTTTTTAGAAGATCAAAAAGCAATTTTAGATTTTCTGTCGTAGCTATGGTAATTGGAGTGTGGGGTGTAATAATCGTAACTTCCATAATCAATGGATTTCAAAATGTTTTGATTAATTCTATTACAAATTTCTACCCTCATATTATAGTGTACGGCGATTATAACGAAAATAATGAACATATTGTAGACAAAATTAAATTTAATCTAAAGAATGCTGCCGTTTTTTTTCAAAATCAAATAAATTTTGTTCAGATCATGGAGTTGGATGATGCCTCTTTCTATAAAGATTTTTTAGTGAACGGTAAGTTGAGTGAAGGGGTAATAGTAGGTAAAAAAATGGCAGAAAGTTTAAATATAAACATTGATGATGAAATATTATTAATAAGTCCAACAGGTTTTCTTCCCATAACGCAAAGAGTTAAAGTTTCTGGCATTTTTGAATCAGGTGTTGCAACGTATGACACCTCTTTTTTATTAGTACAAAATACATCCGAAAAGAATTATACAGGGATATTTCTTAAAAATTCTAATATGGCAGACAGATTTAAAAGTAGTTATTTAAAAGAATATTCTGCGTTCACTTGGGAAGAATCTAATCAAACCTTAGCAAAAGCTATACAATTCGATAGTTTGATTGCCTTTTTAATAACTTTCTTTATTATATTAATCTCCGGCTTTAGCATTTCCAATTCAGTTTCCTTTTCTGTTTTTACAAGGAAAAAGGAAATAGCTATATTAAGAGCGCTTGGTTTAAAGAAGAATAATGTAGCAAAAATTTTTATTTTAGAAACCTTTTTTATATCTTTAATTGGTTATTCGGGAGGAGTTTTTTTCGGTATTTTGACATCTTGGACTTTAAATTTAATAAAAATACCTTTACCACAAGACCTTTTTTATGTTGATTATTTGCCTTTAAATATTACGTTTAATTCTTTTTTTGTAGCTTTTGTTATGAACTGTTCTGTCTCTATACTTTTCAGTTTTGCTGCTGCAAGGCGAGCATCTAACTTGAACATTGTTGAAATTTTAAAAGAAGAATAA
- a CDS encoding DUF4899 domain-containing protein, which produces MDFYAVKFMATSNLTGETYIGYLFGKKAQSPYFNVLLLNKSQMKEIDLPDISKDYLEFKSDIDLLYYQLSRKKENDSLQQFRAYFYSTLRKMNFEIIGTKIFLAIEENDTYVLKSILADILKEWAGETNIKLIAQKFDYKDLTWVSAVKEKGEKGFEEYFNRQDVKDAIEVYPIIDPVEGYPIFKLDIGEPIIVLLVDNTEKAKKPKSIIEGRIISKELIPSSDYIFLKIDLGNNNIGKTIVHNDLKVSIDQSKLQLLRQSQEKLEDDENEKIIGDIYEQMKNNKNSYEYRKIGSLDFLLISGFSVIAILLIILIAIILGAV; this is translated from the coding sequence TTGGACTTTTATGCAGTTAAATTTATGGCAACTTCTAATTTAACAGGAGAAACTTATATTGGTTACCTGTTTGGGAAGAAAGCGCAAAGTCCATATTTCAATGTTTTATTACTTAATAAGAGTCAAATGAAAGAAATAGATCTTCCTGATATTTCTAAAGATTATTTAGAGTTTAAATCAGATATTGATTTGTTGTACTATCAGCTATCAAGGAAGAAAGAAAATGATTCGTTGCAGCAATTTAGAGCTTATTTTTATAGCACTCTAAGAAAGATGAATTTTGAAATTATCGGCACAAAAATCTTTTTAGCTATAGAAGAAAACGACACATATGTTTTAAAATCTATTTTAGCTGATATTTTAAAAGAATGGGCAGGAGAAACAAACATAAAGTTAATTGCTCAGAAATTTGATTATAAAGATTTAACTTGGGTATCCGCAGTAAAGGAAAAAGGTGAAAAAGGTTTTGAAGAATATTTTAATAGGCAAGATGTTAAAGATGCAATAGAAGTTTATCCTATAATAGATCCAGTAGAAGGTTATCCAATATTTAAGTTAGATATAGGAGAACCTATAATTGTTCTACTTGTTGACAACACAGAAAAAGCTAAAAAACCTAAAAGCATAATAGAAGGAAGGATTATTTCTAAAGAATTGATTCCTTCAAGTGATTATATATTTTTGAAAATCGACTTAGGAAATAATAATATAGGAAAAACTATAGTTCACAACGATTTAAAAGTTTCCATTGACCAAAGTAAATTACAATTGTTGAGACAATCGCAAGAAAAGTTAGAGGATGATGAAAACGAAAAAATTATTGGAGATATTTATGAGCAAATGAAAAATAATAAAAATAGTTATGAATACCGTAAAATAGGGTCGTTGGACTTTCTTTTAATAAGCGGTTTTTCTGTAATAGCGATTTTATTAATAATTTTAATAGCAATTATTTTAGGAGCCGTTTAA
- a CDS encoding cyclic 2,3-diphosphoglycerate synthase encodes MKRKVLIMGAAGRDFHNFNVYYRDNPDFEVVCFTATQIPDIEGRVYPKELAGDLYPTGIPIESEEKLIEFIKEKNIDEVVLSYSDLPFQYVMEKASIVLAAGAEFKLLGPKDTMIKSTKPVISICAVRTGSGKSQTSRRVLDILRNKGLKVVSIRHPMPYGDLVKQKVQRFASYDDLDKHECTIEEREEYEPHIDRNSVIYAGVDYEAILRQAEQENPDIILWDGGNNDFSFYKPDLSIVVADPHRAGHEVTYFPGMVNLLAADVIVINKEETASLENIEKVRKNIEMWNPTATVVDAASPLFVQNPSIIKGKKCLVIEDGPTLTHGGMTYGAGFIAAKKYGASEIIDPRPYAVGSIIDTYKKYTHLDKILPAMGYGVKQMKELEETINRSQAEVVVVGTPIDLTRVVKISKPHVRVTYELQEIGKPNLQDVIEEFLSRNSLI; translated from the coding sequence ATGAAAAGAAAAGTTTTAATAATGGGAGCAGCAGGAAGAGATTTTCACAATTTCAACGTATATTATCGAGACAATCCTGATTTTGAAGTTGTATGTTTCACCGCTACACAAATTCCTGATATTGAAGGAAGAGTTTATCCAAAAGAACTTGCTGGAGACCTTTATCCCACCGGTATTCCTATAGAATCTGAAGAAAAGCTTATAGAATTTATAAAAGAAAAAAATATTGACGAAGTTGTTTTGTCTTATAGTGATTTGCCTTTCCAATATGTTATGGAGAAGGCGTCGATCGTTCTTGCAGCAGGTGCTGAATTTAAACTTTTAGGGCCGAAGGATACTATGATAAAATCTACGAAGCCCGTTATTTCAATTTGTGCTGTAAGAACAGGGTCTGGAAAAAGTCAAACTTCAAGACGCGTTTTAGATATTTTAAGAAACAAAGGACTAAAGGTTGTTTCTATAAGGCATCCTATGCCTTATGGGGACCTTGTTAAACAAAAAGTACAAAGATTTGCTTCCTACGATGATTTAGATAAACATGAGTGCACTATAGAAGAGAGAGAAGAATATGAACCTCACATAGACAGAAATTCTGTAATTTATGCAGGAGTTGATTATGAAGCTATTTTAAGGCAAGCAGAGCAAGAAAACCCAGATATAATATTATGGGATGGGGGAAATAATGATTTTTCTTTTTACAAACCAGATTTGTCGATAGTTGTTGCTGATCCTCATAGGGCTGGACATGAAGTAACGTATTTCCCAGGAATGGTAAATCTGCTTGCAGCAGATGTTATTGTTATAAATAAAGAAGAAACCGCTTCTTTGGAAAATATTGAAAAGGTAAGAAAAAACATAGAAATGTGGAATCCAACCGCAACCGTTGTCGATGCTGCTTCACCACTTTTTGTACAAAATCCTTCGATTATAAAAGGCAAAAAGTGTTTAGTAATAGAAGATGGTCCTACTTTAACTCATGGAGGAATGACCTATGGGGCAGGATTCATAGCTGCCAAAAAATATGGTGCATCTGAAATCATAGATCCAAGACCATATGCTGTAGGTTCGATAATAGATACTTATAAAAAATATACTCATCTTGATAAGATTCTTCCAGCAATGGGTTATGGAGTAAAACAGATGAAAGAATTAGAAGAAACTATAAATAGATCACAAGCCGAAGTTGTTGTAGTCGGAACTCCTATTGATCTAACAAGAGTTGTAAAGATATCTAAGCCACATGTTAGAGTAACTTATGAGCTTCAAGAAATAGGTAAACCCAATTTACAAGACGTAATTGAAGAGTTTTTATCACGGAATAGTCTCATATGA
- the aroQ gene encoding type II 3-dehydroquinate dehydratase, with protein MILIINGPNLNMLGKRPQEIYGSGSYQDLQRTINEYAKNNNLEVELFQSNSEGNIIDRIQKLNYQAIIINPGAYTHYSYAIRDALEIAKVPKIEVHLTNILARESFRETSVTAASCDGIISGLGFDGYILALEYIKNKRT; from the coding sequence ATGATTTTAATAATAAACGGCCCAAATTTAAACATGCTTGGAAAAAGACCACAGGAAATTTATGGAAGCGGTAGTTACCAAGATTTACAAAGAACTATAAACGAATACGCAAAAAATAACAATTTAGAAGTAGAGCTATTTCAATCTAATTCCGAAGGAAATATAATCGATAGGATTCAAAAATTGAACTACCAAGCAATAATTATAAACCCTGGAGCTTATACTCATTATTCTTATGCCATAAGAGATGCTTTGGAAATTGCAAAAGTTCCAAAAATCGAAGTTCACTTAACAAATATATTGGCAAGAGAAAGTTTTAGAGAGACTTCTGTGACCGCAGCCTCCTGCGACGGTATTATTTCTGGATTAGGGTTCGATGGATATATCTTAGCATTAGAATATATTAAAAACAAAAGGACTTAA
- a CDS encoding LCP family protein, whose protein sequence is MRLNILRIVSFVLLFILLISFFVPFIKIFDERESKIELPYYFLILGRDEDLENSVRTDVIMLGALNEDKILLLSIPRDLLVNINGNERRINSIYELYGIETLMREIENLTDVSIQDYIIFDYSIFKEVGDLFAPIDIYIEKDMKYVDYHQNLFIDFKMGYNQLSGEELLYYVRYRDESGDLGRIERQKNAVFSLLNEAKNGGISKIIEAATLVLNHTINTFEITDLIYLYSFGKDAQLDFLSFPYIITEKGYLVINEKELTNLKHTLKTFEMSFNVSTDKKVWMLVTKNFDSKVYNFYTYVFSVWKKPNYQIKVLDEVFRGLPSTHSYVFFKDIEEEKKETIKSDLKESFGTDFLEITDKNKYFELIDFIASNLVNSLDYDVLVILNDRW, encoded by the coding sequence TTGAGGTTAAATATTTTAAGAATAGTTTCTTTTGTACTACTTTTCATTTTATTAATAAGTTTCTTTGTTCCGTTCATTAAGATATTCGATGAAAGAGAAAGTAAAATCGAATTACCTTATTATTTTTTAATTCTTGGAAGAGACGAAGATTTAGAAAACTCAGTGAGAACTGATGTTATAATGTTGGGAGCTTTAAACGAAGATAAAATTCTTCTTTTATCTATTCCAAGAGACTTGTTAGTCAATATAAACGGAAATGAAAGAAGAATAAATTCTATCTATGAATTATATGGTATAGAAACTTTGATGCGTGAAATTGAAAATTTAACCGACGTTTCTATACAGGATTACATTATTTTTGATTATTCAATATTTAAAGAAGTTGGAGATCTTTTTGCTCCAATTGATATATATATTGAAAAAGATATGAAATATGTAGACTATCATCAAAACTTGTTTATTGACTTTAAAATGGGTTACAATCAATTAAGCGGAGAAGAATTACTTTATTATGTAAGGTACAGAGATGAAAGTGGTGATTTAGGAAGAATAGAAAGACAAAAGAATGCCGTATTTTCATTATTGAATGAAGCCAAAAATGGGGGCATATCAAAGATAATAGAAGCAGCAACTTTGGTTTTAAACCATACTATTAATACATTTGAAATAACAGATTTGATATATTTGTATTCTTTTGGCAAAGATGCGCAATTAGATTTTTTATCTTTTCCATATATAATAACAGAGAAGGGTTATTTAGTTATAAATGAAAAGGAATTGACAAATCTCAAACATACTTTAAAAACCTTTGAAATGTCTTTTAACGTTTCTACAGATAAAAAAGTTTGGATGTTGGTTACAAAGAATTTTGATAGCAAGGTTTACAATTTCTATACTTATGTGTTTTCAGTGTGGAAAAAACCTAATTATCAAATAAAAGTTTTAGACGAAGTTTTTAGAGGTTTACCTTCTACTCACTCATATGTTTTTTTTAAAGATATTGAGGAAGAGAAAAAAGAAACCATAAAATCAGATTTAAAAGAAAGTTTTGGCACAGATTTTCTGGAAATAACTGATAAAAATAAGTATTTTGAATTAATAGACTTTATTGCTTCGAATTTAGTTAATAGTTTGGACTACGATGTTTTGGTGATTCTTAATGATAGATGGTAA
- a CDS encoding carboxylesterase: protein MNFFEKIPKETKVSPISKELYLKGDKDVAVLILHGYTGSPHDMYYIGREINKAGFTIYIPRLSGHGTNSIDFLNSSWKDWLRKSYESYLNLKSYYEKTYVLGLSMGGVLATILAEKFEIEKVVLAAPALLTVDWRIKLTPFMKFFIKRIPKKNVQTFDDHNLDFLAKNYWNYDWPSKAADLYKLERLAVKNLGDIKSKLFVILSEKDDAVPLSVKNLIETHVHSNYDFLILKESGHVVVNDIEKETVAKETINWLLN, encoded by the coding sequence ATGAATTTTTTTGAAAAAATCCCCAAAGAGACCAAAGTTTCTCCTATTTCTAAAGAACTATATTTAAAAGGTGATAAAGATGTAGCCGTCTTGATTTTACATGGTTATACAGGATCTCCGCACGATATGTATTATATAGGTAGAGAAATAAACAAAGCGGGTTTCACAATTTATATTCCTAGATTATCTGGGCATGGTACTAATTCGATAGATTTTTTAAACTCTTCTTGGAAAGATTGGCTCAGAAAATCTTATGAGTCATATTTAAATTTAAAATCTTATTATGAGAAAACTTATGTATTAGGTTTATCTATGGGAGGAGTGTTAGCAACTATTTTAGCTGAAAAGTTTGAAATCGAAAAGGTAGTATTGGCAGCACCTGCTTTATTAACTGTTGATTGGAGAATTAAACTAACTCCTTTTATGAAATTTTTTATTAAAAGAATTCCTAAAAAAAACGTTCAGACTTTTGATGACCATAATTTAGATTTCTTAGCGAAAAATTATTGGAATTACGATTGGCCTTCTAAAGCAGCAGACTTGTATAAATTGGAGAGGTTAGCTGTAAAAAATCTCGGTGACATAAAATCAAAGTTGTTTGTTATTCTTTCAGAAAAAGACGACGCAGTTCCCCTCAGTGTAAAAAACTTAATAGAAACCCATGTACATTCCAATTATGATTTCCTAATTTTGAAAGAAAGTGGTCATGTTGTTGTGAACGATATAGAAAAAGAAACAGTAGCCAAAGAAACTATAAATTGGCTATTGAACTAA
- the glgD gene encoding glucose-1-phosphate adenylyltransferase subunit GlgD, producing MRVMGLILSGSSRDNLDKLTTKRASAAVPVFGKYRAIDFTLSNMVNSGIINVGVLTQYNPRSLMDHLGSGKEWNLDRKRGGLFILQPFMSLESQKMQYEGTADAIFQNMTYLRRSIEDFVLIGSGDHIYNIDFRDVFKYHVRNGADITLITKTMKKGLDLTQYGQVVADENNRISKIYEKVSEFHSDKIFLGLYFINKALLLEMLYANVPNKKYDLLTDIVIPNLSRLRVFSYEFNGYWKNIKKSVEEYYNTNMDILKKEVRDELFYNPERKIYTKLRDSAPPKININAKISNSFISDGCIINGVVKNSILSRDVIINAGAVIEDSIILQGCVVEEGSVIKRAIIDKNVRIRSGKRLETVGNEINLIEKGTII from the coding sequence ATGAGAGTAATGGGATTGATATTATCCGGTTCAAGTAGAGATAATTTAGATAAATTAACAACAAAAAGAGCAAGTGCGGCTGTCCCTGTTTTTGGAAAATACAGGGCGATTGATTTTACTTTAAGTAATATGGTGAATTCTGGCATTATAAATGTAGGTGTTTTAACTCAATACAATCCTAGATCTCTAATGGACCATTTAGGAAGTGGCAAAGAATGGAACCTTGATAGAAAGAGAGGCGGCCTTTTTATTTTACAGCCTTTTATGAGTTTGGAAAGTCAAAAAATGCAATACGAAGGAACTGCTGATGCAATTTTTCAAAATATGACTTATTTGCGTAGATCTATAGAAGATTTTGTATTGATTGGTTCGGGTGATCATATATATAATATAGATTTTAGAGATGTTTTCAAATACCATGTGAGAAATGGTGCAGATATTACTTTAATTACAAAAACCATGAAAAAAGGTTTAGATTTGACACAATATGGTCAAGTGGTTGCAGATGAAAATAATCGAATTTCCAAAATATATGAAAAGGTTTCAGAGTTTCATTCTGACAAAATATTTTTAGGCTTATATTTTATAAATAAAGCTTTACTTTTAGAAATGCTTTATGCAAACGTACCAAACAAAAAATATGATTTATTAACAGATATAGTTATTCCAAATTTATCTCGATTAAGAGTTTTTTCTTACGAATTTAATGGATATTGGAAAAATATTAAAAAGTCCGTAGAAGAATATTATAATACTAATATGGATATACTAAAAAAAGAAGTACGTGACGAGTTATTTTACAATCCCGAAAGAAAAATTTATACGAAATTAAGAGATTCGGCACCACCTAAAATAAATATAAACGCTAAAATAAGTAATTCTTTTATATCGGATGGGTGTATAATAAATGGGGTAGTTAAAAATTCTATTTTGTCAAGAGATGTAATCATAAATGCGGGAGCAGTTATAGAAGATTCGATAATATTACAAGGATGTGTTGTTGAAGAAGGTAGTGTGATAAAAAGAGCCATTATAGATAAAAACGTACGAATAAGATCAGGTAAAAGATTAGAAACAGTAGGAAACGAGATTAACCTTATAGAAAAAGGTACAATCATATAA
- a CDS encoding glucose-1-phosphate adenylyltransferase, protein MRVIGMILAGGQGTRLGAITNNLAKPAVPFGGKYRMIDFTLSNCVNSNINTVGVVTQYMPHRLVEHLGIGKPWDLDIKGGGLHILPPYLSRSGTSWYRGTADAVYQNMEFIERYKPDFIVLLSGDHIYKMDYNDIIDYHIEKEADCTIACMEVPISESHRFGIMVTDPFNRIVEFQEKPKDPKGTLASLGIYVFNWKFLKESLIKDAKDSKSEHDFGKNVIPNVLQEKAKLFAFNYEGYWRDVGTIQSYLDCNLEILAPLPPLDLHDENWKIYTQSEELPPAFIAKDAEVTRSFISEGSEVYGNVESSVVFQGVTVSEGAIIKDSVIMNNVFIDKNVYIEKAIICENAFIGKSVKIGIGEFAESKVDKKIYDSEITVVGFNSKVKERIKIGKNCVIDNNVDLNNYDVKELKSGEAIIVE, encoded by the coding sequence ATGAGAGTTATAGGAATGATTTTAGCTGGAGGGCAAGGTACTCGTCTTGGTGCAATAACTAACAATCTTGCAAAACCTGCTGTACCTTTTGGTGGAAAATATAGAATGATTGATTTTACTTTGAGTAATTGTGTAAATTCTAACATAAATACGGTAGGCGTTGTTACTCAGTATATGCCTCATAGACTGGTAGAACATTTGGGGATTGGAAAGCCTTGGGATCTTGATATAAAAGGAGGAGGACTTCATATTCTTCCACCTTATTTAAGTAGATCCGGAACTTCGTGGTATAGAGGTACTGCCGATGCTGTTTACCAAAATATGGAGTTTATAGAACGTTATAAACCAGATTTTATTGTTTTACTATCTGGTGATCATATATATAAAATGGATTACAACGATATAATAGATTATCACATCGAAAAAGAAGCGGATTGTACAATAGCTTGTATGGAGGTACCTATATCAGAGTCACATAGATTTGGTATAATGGTTACTGATCCTTTTAACAGAATTGTTGAATTTCAAGAAAAGCCCAAAGATCCAAAAGGAACATTAGCTTCCTTAGGGATATATGTGTTTAATTGGAAATTTTTAAAAGAATCCCTTATCAAAGATGCAAAGGATAGTAAATCTGAACATGATTTCGGTAAAAACGTTATTCCAAATGTTTTGCAAGAAAAAGCTAAACTTTTTGCTTTCAATTATGAAGGTTATTGGAGAGATGTTGGAACTATTCAGTCGTATCTTGATTGCAATTTAGAAATATTAGCTCCATTACCTCCTTTAGATTTGCATGATGAAAATTGGAAAATATATACTCAATCAGAAGAACTGCCTCCTGCTTTTATTGCAAAAGATGCTGAAGTTACAAGAAGTTTTATAAGTGAGGGTTCTGAGGTTTATGGAAATGTAGAAAGTTCGGTTGTTTTCCAGGGAGTTACAGTTTCTGAAGGAGCCATTATTAAAGATTCGGTTATAATGAACAACGTTTTTATAGATAAAAATGTTTACATAGAAAAGGCGATAATATGCGAAAATGCTTTTATAGGAAAATCAGTTAAAATTGGTATAGGAGAATTTGCTGAGTCTAAGGTTGATAAAAAAATCTATGACTCTGAAATTACAGTAGTAGGGTTCAACAGTAAGGTTAAAGAAAGGATTAAAATTGGTAAAAATTGTGTTATAGATAATAATGTTGATTTAAACAATTATGATGTTAAAGAATTAAAAAGTGGGGAAGCCATTATTGTTGAGTAA
- the ndk gene encoding nucleoside-diphosphate kinase, whose product MEREFVFIKPNAVRRSLIGEIISRYEKKGLKIIALKMIQMTKTQSEKLYKEHEGKDFYKPLIDFVLSGPVLVMVLEGERAVEVVRHMHGDTDPLKAFPGSIRGDYGLTVRKNIVHASDSQEKAEKEWQIFFDQEELLEYSIGEENF is encoded by the coding sequence ATTGAAAGAGAATTTGTTTTTATCAAACCAAATGCAGTAAGAAGATCACTAATAGGAGAAATCATATCAAGGTACGAAAAAAAAGGATTAAAAATAATTGCTTTAAAGATGATACAAATGACAAAAACTCAGTCAGAAAAGTTATACAAAGAACATGAAGGTAAAGATTTTTATAAACCCTTGATTGATTTTGTTTTGTCTGGTCCAGTTTTAGTAATGGTTTTAGAAGGTGAAAGGGCTGTTGAAGTGGTCAGGCATATGCATGGAGATACCGATCCTTTAAAAGCTTTTCCTGGGAGTATAAGAGGAGATTATGGATTGACCGTTAGAAAAAATATAGTACATGCTTCTGATTCACAAGAAAAGGCTGAAAAGGAATGGCAAATATTTTTTGATCAAGAAGAACTTTTGGAATATTCAATTGGTGAAGAAAATTTTTAA